In Lemur catta isolate mLemCat1 chromosome 18, mLemCat1.pri, whole genome shotgun sequence, a genomic segment contains:
- the PDLIM7 gene encoding PDZ and LIM domain protein 7 isoform X2, with translation MDSFKVVLEGPAPWGFRLQGGKDFNVPLSISRLTPGGKAAQAGVAVGDWVLSIDGENAGSLTHIEAQNKIRACGERLSLGLSRAQPAQSKAQKALAPAADPPRYTFAPSASLNKTARPFGAPLPADSAPQQNGCRPLTSQQPLRPLAPDASKQRLMENTEDWRPRPGTGQSRSFRILAHLTGTEFMQDPDEEHLKKSSQVPRTEAPAPASATPQEPWPGPTTPSPTSRPPWAVDPAFAERYAPDKTSTVLTRHSQPATPTPLQNRTSIVQAAAGGGTGGGGSSNGKTPVCHQCHKVIRGRYLVALGHAYHPEEFVCSQCGKVVEEGGFFEEKGAIFCPPCYDVRYAPSCAKCKKKITGVGDPCGRPVETSGLEAEVWELCVINHEKEEGPRPAFLCPEFQGRGLSRRVTASSSQEIMHALKVTWHVHCFTCAACKTPIRNRAFYMEEGAPYCERDYEKMFGTKCRGCDFKIDAGDRFLEALGFSWHDTCFVCSICQINLEGKTFYSKKDKPLCKSHAFSHV, from the exons ATGGATTCCTTCAAGGTAGTGCTGGAGGGGCCAGCACCTTGGGGCTTCCGGCTGCAAGGGGGCAAGGACTTCAATGTGCCCCTCTCCATCTCCCGG CTCACTCCGGGAGGCAAGGCTGCGCAGGCCGGCGTGGCTGTGGGCGACTGGGTGCTAAGCATCGATGGTGAGAACGCGGGGAGCCTCACGCACATCGAAGCCCAGAACAAGATCCGTGCCTGCGGGGAGCGCCTCAGCCTGGGTCTCAGCAG GGCCCAGCCGGCTCAGAGCAAAGCGCAGAAG gccctggcccctgCCGCGGACCCCCCGCGGTACACCTTTGCACCCAGCGCCTCCCTCAACAAGACGGCCCGGCCCTTCGGGGCGCCCCTGCCTGCTGACAGCGCCCCGCAGCAGAATGG GTGCAGACCCCTGACAAGTCA ACAGCCTCTCCGGCCACTGGCCCCAGATGCCAGCAAGCAGCGGCTGATGGAGAACACGGAGGACTGGCGTCCGCGGCCCGGTACAGGCCAGTCCCGCTCCTTCCGCATCCTTGCCCACCTCACGGGCACGGAGTTCA TGCAAGACCCGGATGAGGAACACCTGAAGAAATCAAG CCAGGTGCCCAGGACggaagccccagccccagcctcagctACACCCCAGGAACCCTGGCCTG GCCCTACCACCCCTAGCCCCACCAGCCGCccaccctgggctgtggacccTGCATTCGCTGAGCGCTACGCCCCAGACAAAACAAGCACAGTGCTGACCCGGCACAGCCAGCCGGCCACACCCACACCTCTGCAGAATCGTACCTCCATCGTGCAGGCGGCTGCTGGAGGGGGCACAGGAGGGGGCGGCAGCAGCAACGGCAAGACTCCCGTGTGCCACCAGTGTCACAAGGTCATCCG GGGGCGCTACCTGGTGGCGCTGGGCCACGCATACCACCCGGAGGAGTTCGTGTGCAGCCAGTGCGGAAAGGTTGTGGAAGAGGGCGGCTTCTTCGAGGAGAAGGGCGCCATCTTCTGCCCGCCCTGCTATGATGTGCGGTATGCACCCAGCTGTGCCAAGTGCAAGAAGAAGATCACTGGC GTCGGAGACCCCTGTGGACGTCCAGTGGAGACCTCAGGGTTGGAGGCAGAAGTGTGGGAGTTGTGCGTTATTAACCATGAGAAGGAAGAAGGCCCAAGGCCAGCCTTCCTGTGTCCAGAGTtccaggggagggggctgagccGCCGAGTgactgcctcctcctcccaggagATCATGCATGCCCTGAAGGTGACCTGGCACGTACACTGCTTCACCTGCGCCGCCTGCAAGACGCCCATTCGGAACAGGGCCTTCTACATGGAGGAAGGGGCGCCCTACTGCGAGCGAG ACTATGAAAAGATGTTTGGCACGAAATGCCGCGGTTGTGACTTCAAGATCGATGCTGGGGACCGCTTCCTGGAGGCGCTGGGCTTCAGCTGGCATGACACATGCTTTGTTTGCTCG ATATGTCAGATCAACCTGGAAGGAAAGACCTTCTACTCCAAGAAGGACAAGCCCCTGTGCAAGAGCCATGCCTTCTCCCACGTGTGA
- the PDLIM7 gene encoding PDZ and LIM domain protein 7 isoform X7: MDSFKVVLEGPAPWGFRLQGGKDFNVPLSISRLTPGGKAAQAGVAVGDWVLSIDGENAGSLTHIEAQNKIRACGERLSLGLSRAQPAQSKAQKVQTPDKQPLRPLAPDASKQRLMENTEDWRPRPGTGQSRSFRILAHLTGTEFMQDPDEEHLKKSSQVPRTEAPAPASATPQEPWPGPTTPSPTSRPPWAVDPAFAERYAPDKTSTVLTRHSQPATPTPLQNRTSIVQAAAGGGTGGGGSSNGKTPVCHQCHKVIRGRYLVALGHAYHPEEFVCSQCGKVVEEGGFFEEKGAIFCPPCYDVRYAPSCAKCKKKITGVGDPCGRPVETSGLEAEVWELCVINHEKEEGPRPAFLCPEFQGRGLSRRVTASSSQEIMHALKVTWHVHCFTCAACKTPIRNRAFYMEEGAPYCERDYEKMFGTKCRGCDFKIDAGDRFLEALGFSWHDTCFVCSICQINLEGKTFYSKKDKPLCKSHAFSHV; the protein is encoded by the exons ATGGATTCCTTCAAGGTAGTGCTGGAGGGGCCAGCACCTTGGGGCTTCCGGCTGCAAGGGGGCAAGGACTTCAATGTGCCCCTCTCCATCTCCCGG CTCACTCCGGGAGGCAAGGCTGCGCAGGCCGGCGTGGCTGTGGGCGACTGGGTGCTAAGCATCGATGGTGAGAACGCGGGGAGCCTCACGCACATCGAAGCCCAGAACAAGATCCGTGCCTGCGGGGAGCGCCTCAGCCTGGGTCTCAGCAG GGCCCAGCCGGCTCAGAGCAAAGCGCAGAAG GTGCAGACCCCTGACAA ACAGCCTCTCCGGCCACTGGCCCCAGATGCCAGCAAGCAGCGGCTGATGGAGAACACGGAGGACTGGCGTCCGCGGCCCGGTACAGGCCAGTCCCGCTCCTTCCGCATCCTTGCCCACCTCACGGGCACGGAGTTCA TGCAAGACCCGGATGAGGAACACCTGAAGAAATCAAG CCAGGTGCCCAGGACggaagccccagccccagcctcagctACACCCCAGGAACCCTGGCCTG GCCCTACCACCCCTAGCCCCACCAGCCGCccaccctgggctgtggacccTGCATTCGCTGAGCGCTACGCCCCAGACAAAACAAGCACAGTGCTGACCCGGCACAGCCAGCCGGCCACACCCACACCTCTGCAGAATCGTACCTCCATCGTGCAGGCGGCTGCTGGAGGGGGCACAGGAGGGGGCGGCAGCAGCAACGGCAAGACTCCCGTGTGCCACCAGTGTCACAAGGTCATCCG GGGGCGCTACCTGGTGGCGCTGGGCCACGCATACCACCCGGAGGAGTTCGTGTGCAGCCAGTGCGGAAAGGTTGTGGAAGAGGGCGGCTTCTTCGAGGAGAAGGGCGCCATCTTCTGCCCGCCCTGCTATGATGTGCGGTATGCACCCAGCTGTGCCAAGTGCAAGAAGAAGATCACTGGC GTCGGAGACCCCTGTGGACGTCCAGTGGAGACCTCAGGGTTGGAGGCAGAAGTGTGGGAGTTGTGCGTTATTAACCATGAGAAGGAAGAAGGCCCAAGGCCAGCCTTCCTGTGTCCAGAGTtccaggggagggggctgagccGCCGAGTgactgcctcctcctcccaggagATCATGCATGCCCTGAAGGTGACCTGGCACGTACACTGCTTCACCTGCGCCGCCTGCAAGACGCCCATTCGGAACAGGGCCTTCTACATGGAGGAAGGGGCGCCCTACTGCGAGCGAG ACTATGAAAAGATGTTTGGCACGAAATGCCGCGGTTGTGACTTCAAGATCGATGCTGGGGACCGCTTCCTGGAGGCGCTGGGCTTCAGCTGGCATGACACATGCTTTGTTTGCTCG ATATGTCAGATCAACCTGGAAGGAAAGACCTTCTACTCCAAGAAGGACAAGCCCCTGTGCAAGAGCCATGCCTTCTCCCACGTGTGA
- the PDLIM7 gene encoding PDZ and LIM domain protein 7 isoform X8: MDSFKVVLEGPAPWGFRLQGGKDFNVPLSISRLTPGGKAAQAGVAVGDWVLSIDGENAGSLTHIEAQNKIRACGERLSLGLSRAQPAQSKAQKALAPAADPPRYTFAPSASLNKTARPFGAPLPADSAPQQNGCRPLTSQQPLRPLAPDASKQRLMENTEDWRPRPGTGQSRSFRILAHLTGTEFMQDPDEEHLKKSRSCSQVPRTEAPAPASATPQEPWPGPTTPSPTSRPPWAVDPAFAERYAPDKTSTVLTRHSQPATPTPLQNRTSIVQAAAGGGTGGGGSSNGKTPVCHQCHKVIRGRYLVALGHAYHPEEFVCSQCGKVVEEGGFFEEKGAIFCPPCYDVRYAPSCAKCKKKITGEIMHALKVTWHVHCFTCAACKTPIRNRAFYMEEGAPYCERDYEKMFGTKCRGCDFKIDAGDRFLEALGFSWHDTCFVCSICQINLEGKTFYSKKDKPLCKSHAFSHV, encoded by the exons ATGGATTCCTTCAAGGTAGTGCTGGAGGGGCCAGCACCTTGGGGCTTCCGGCTGCAAGGGGGCAAGGACTTCAATGTGCCCCTCTCCATCTCCCGG CTCACTCCGGGAGGCAAGGCTGCGCAGGCCGGCGTGGCTGTGGGCGACTGGGTGCTAAGCATCGATGGTGAGAACGCGGGGAGCCTCACGCACATCGAAGCCCAGAACAAGATCCGTGCCTGCGGGGAGCGCCTCAGCCTGGGTCTCAGCAG GGCCCAGCCGGCTCAGAGCAAAGCGCAGAAG gccctggcccctgCCGCGGACCCCCCGCGGTACACCTTTGCACCCAGCGCCTCCCTCAACAAGACGGCCCGGCCCTTCGGGGCGCCCCTGCCTGCTGACAGCGCCCCGCAGCAGAATGG GTGCAGACCCCTGACAAGTCA ACAGCCTCTCCGGCCACTGGCCCCAGATGCCAGCAAGCAGCGGCTGATGGAGAACACGGAGGACTGGCGTCCGCGGCCCGGTACAGGCCAGTCCCGCTCCTTCCGCATCCTTGCCCACCTCACGGGCACGGAGTTCA TGCAAGACCCGGATGAGGAACACCTGAAGAAATCAAG ATCTTGCAGCCAGGTGCCCAGGACggaagccccagccccagcctcagctACACCCCAGGAACCCTGGCCTG GCCCTACCACCCCTAGCCCCACCAGCCGCccaccctgggctgtggacccTGCATTCGCTGAGCGCTACGCCCCAGACAAAACAAGCACAGTGCTGACCCGGCACAGCCAGCCGGCCACACCCACACCTCTGCAGAATCGTACCTCCATCGTGCAGGCGGCTGCTGGAGGGGGCACAGGAGGGGGCGGCAGCAGCAACGGCAAGACTCCCGTGTGCCACCAGTGTCACAAGGTCATCCG GGGGCGCTACCTGGTGGCGCTGGGCCACGCATACCACCCGGAGGAGTTCGTGTGCAGCCAGTGCGGAAAGGTTGTGGAAGAGGGCGGCTTCTTCGAGGAGAAGGGCGCCATCTTCTGCCCGCCCTGCTATGATGTGCGGTATGCACCCAGCTGTGCCAAGTGCAAGAAGAAGATCACTGGC gagATCATGCATGCCCTGAAGGTGACCTGGCACGTACACTGCTTCACCTGCGCCGCCTGCAAGACGCCCATTCGGAACAGGGCCTTCTACATGGAGGAAGGGGCGCCCTACTGCGAGCGAG ACTATGAAAAGATGTTTGGCACGAAATGCCGCGGTTGTGACTTCAAGATCGATGCTGGGGACCGCTTCCTGGAGGCGCTGGGCTTCAGCTGGCATGACACATGCTTTGTTTGCTCG ATATGTCAGATCAACCTGGAAGGAAAGACCTTCTACTCCAAGAAGGACAAGCCCCTGTGCAAGAGCCATGCCTTCTCCCACGTGTGA
- the PDLIM7 gene encoding PDZ and LIM domain protein 7 isoform X1 — MDSFKVVLEGPAPWGFRLQGGKDFNVPLSISRLTPGGKAAQAGVAVGDWVLSIDGENAGSLTHIEAQNKIRACGERLSLGLSRAQPAQSKAQKALAPAADPPRYTFAPSASLNKTARPFGAPLPADSAPQQNGCRPLTSQQPLRPLAPDASKQRLMENTEDWRPRPGTGQSRSFRILAHLTGTEFMQDPDEEHLKKSRSCSQVPRTEAPAPASATPQEPWPGPTTPSPTSRPPWAVDPAFAERYAPDKTSTVLTRHSQPATPTPLQNRTSIVQAAAGGGTGGGGSSNGKTPVCHQCHKVIRGRYLVALGHAYHPEEFVCSQCGKVVEEGGFFEEKGAIFCPPCYDVRYAPSCAKCKKKITGVGDPCGRPVETSGLEAEVWELCVINHEKEEGPRPAFLCPEFQGRGLSRRVTASSSQEIMHALKVTWHVHCFTCAACKTPIRNRAFYMEEGAPYCERDYEKMFGTKCRGCDFKIDAGDRFLEALGFSWHDTCFVCSICQINLEGKTFYSKKDKPLCKSHAFSHV; from the exons ATGGATTCCTTCAAGGTAGTGCTGGAGGGGCCAGCACCTTGGGGCTTCCGGCTGCAAGGGGGCAAGGACTTCAATGTGCCCCTCTCCATCTCCCGG CTCACTCCGGGAGGCAAGGCTGCGCAGGCCGGCGTGGCTGTGGGCGACTGGGTGCTAAGCATCGATGGTGAGAACGCGGGGAGCCTCACGCACATCGAAGCCCAGAACAAGATCCGTGCCTGCGGGGAGCGCCTCAGCCTGGGTCTCAGCAG GGCCCAGCCGGCTCAGAGCAAAGCGCAGAAG gccctggcccctgCCGCGGACCCCCCGCGGTACACCTTTGCACCCAGCGCCTCCCTCAACAAGACGGCCCGGCCCTTCGGGGCGCCCCTGCCTGCTGACAGCGCCCCGCAGCAGAATGG GTGCAGACCCCTGACAAGTCA ACAGCCTCTCCGGCCACTGGCCCCAGATGCCAGCAAGCAGCGGCTGATGGAGAACACGGAGGACTGGCGTCCGCGGCCCGGTACAGGCCAGTCCCGCTCCTTCCGCATCCTTGCCCACCTCACGGGCACGGAGTTCA TGCAAGACCCGGATGAGGAACACCTGAAGAAATCAAG ATCTTGCAGCCAGGTGCCCAGGACggaagccccagccccagcctcagctACACCCCAGGAACCCTGGCCTG GCCCTACCACCCCTAGCCCCACCAGCCGCccaccctgggctgtggacccTGCATTCGCTGAGCGCTACGCCCCAGACAAAACAAGCACAGTGCTGACCCGGCACAGCCAGCCGGCCACACCCACACCTCTGCAGAATCGTACCTCCATCGTGCAGGCGGCTGCTGGAGGGGGCACAGGAGGGGGCGGCAGCAGCAACGGCAAGACTCCCGTGTGCCACCAGTGTCACAAGGTCATCCG GGGGCGCTACCTGGTGGCGCTGGGCCACGCATACCACCCGGAGGAGTTCGTGTGCAGCCAGTGCGGAAAGGTTGTGGAAGAGGGCGGCTTCTTCGAGGAGAAGGGCGCCATCTTCTGCCCGCCCTGCTATGATGTGCGGTATGCACCCAGCTGTGCCAAGTGCAAGAAGAAGATCACTGGC GTCGGAGACCCCTGTGGACGTCCAGTGGAGACCTCAGGGTTGGAGGCAGAAGTGTGGGAGTTGTGCGTTATTAACCATGAGAAGGAAGAAGGCCCAAGGCCAGCCTTCCTGTGTCCAGAGTtccaggggagggggctgagccGCCGAGTgactgcctcctcctcccaggagATCATGCATGCCCTGAAGGTGACCTGGCACGTACACTGCTTCACCTGCGCCGCCTGCAAGACGCCCATTCGGAACAGGGCCTTCTACATGGAGGAAGGGGCGCCCTACTGCGAGCGAG ACTATGAAAAGATGTTTGGCACGAAATGCCGCGGTTGTGACTTCAAGATCGATGCTGGGGACCGCTTCCTGGAGGCGCTGGGCTTCAGCTGGCATGACACATGCTTTGTTTGCTCG ATATGTCAGATCAACCTGGAAGGAAAGACCTTCTACTCCAAGAAGGACAAGCCCCTGTGCAAGAGCCATGCCTTCTCCCACGTGTGA
- the PDLIM7 gene encoding PDZ and LIM domain protein 7 isoform X9 has product MDSFKVVLEGPAPWGFRLQGGKDFNVPLSISRLTPGGKAAQAGVAVGDWVLSIDGENAGSLTHIEAQNKIRACGERLSLGLSRAQPAQSKAQKALAPAADPPRYTFAPSASLNKTARPFGAPLPADSAPQQNGCRPLTSQQPLRPLAPDASKQRLMENTEDWRPRPGTGQSRSFRILAHLTGTEFMQDPDEEHLKKSSQVPRTEAPAPASATPQEPWPGPTTPSPTSRPPWAVDPAFAERYAPDKTSTVLTRHSQPATPTPLQNRTSIVQAAAGGGTGGGGSSNGKTPVCHQCHKVIRGRYLVALGHAYHPEEFVCSQCGKVVEEGGFFEEKGAIFCPPCYDVRYAPSCAKCKKKITGEIMHALKVTWHVHCFTCAACKTPIRNRAFYMEEGAPYCERDYEKMFGTKCRGCDFKIDAGDRFLEALGFSWHDTCFVCSICQINLEGKTFYSKKDKPLCKSHAFSHV; this is encoded by the exons ATGGATTCCTTCAAGGTAGTGCTGGAGGGGCCAGCACCTTGGGGCTTCCGGCTGCAAGGGGGCAAGGACTTCAATGTGCCCCTCTCCATCTCCCGG CTCACTCCGGGAGGCAAGGCTGCGCAGGCCGGCGTGGCTGTGGGCGACTGGGTGCTAAGCATCGATGGTGAGAACGCGGGGAGCCTCACGCACATCGAAGCCCAGAACAAGATCCGTGCCTGCGGGGAGCGCCTCAGCCTGGGTCTCAGCAG GGCCCAGCCGGCTCAGAGCAAAGCGCAGAAG gccctggcccctgCCGCGGACCCCCCGCGGTACACCTTTGCACCCAGCGCCTCCCTCAACAAGACGGCCCGGCCCTTCGGGGCGCCCCTGCCTGCTGACAGCGCCCCGCAGCAGAATGG GTGCAGACCCCTGACAAGTCA ACAGCCTCTCCGGCCACTGGCCCCAGATGCCAGCAAGCAGCGGCTGATGGAGAACACGGAGGACTGGCGTCCGCGGCCCGGTACAGGCCAGTCCCGCTCCTTCCGCATCCTTGCCCACCTCACGGGCACGGAGTTCA TGCAAGACCCGGATGAGGAACACCTGAAGAAATCAAG CCAGGTGCCCAGGACggaagccccagccccagcctcagctACACCCCAGGAACCCTGGCCTG GCCCTACCACCCCTAGCCCCACCAGCCGCccaccctgggctgtggacccTGCATTCGCTGAGCGCTACGCCCCAGACAAAACAAGCACAGTGCTGACCCGGCACAGCCAGCCGGCCACACCCACACCTCTGCAGAATCGTACCTCCATCGTGCAGGCGGCTGCTGGAGGGGGCACAGGAGGGGGCGGCAGCAGCAACGGCAAGACTCCCGTGTGCCACCAGTGTCACAAGGTCATCCG GGGGCGCTACCTGGTGGCGCTGGGCCACGCATACCACCCGGAGGAGTTCGTGTGCAGCCAGTGCGGAAAGGTTGTGGAAGAGGGCGGCTTCTTCGAGGAGAAGGGCGCCATCTTCTGCCCGCCCTGCTATGATGTGCGGTATGCACCCAGCTGTGCCAAGTGCAAGAAGAAGATCACTGGC gagATCATGCATGCCCTGAAGGTGACCTGGCACGTACACTGCTTCACCTGCGCCGCCTGCAAGACGCCCATTCGGAACAGGGCCTTCTACATGGAGGAAGGGGCGCCCTACTGCGAGCGAG ACTATGAAAAGATGTTTGGCACGAAATGCCGCGGTTGTGACTTCAAGATCGATGCTGGGGACCGCTTCCTGGAGGCGCTGGGCTTCAGCTGGCATGACACATGCTTTGTTTGCTCG ATATGTCAGATCAACCTGGAAGGAAAGACCTTCTACTCCAAGAAGGACAAGCCCCTGTGCAAGAGCCATGCCTTCTCCCACGTGTGA
- the PDLIM7 gene encoding PDZ and LIM domain protein 7 isoform X5 codes for MDSFKLTPGGKAAQAGVAVGDWVLSIDGENAGSLTHIEAQNKIRACGERLSLGLSRAQPAQSKAQKALAPAADPPRYTFAPSASLNKTARPFGAPLPADSAPQQNGCRPLTSQQPLRPLAPDASKQRLMENTEDWRPRPGTGQSRSFRILAHLTGTEFMQDPDEEHLKKSRSCSQVPRTEAPAPASATPQEPWPGPTTPSPTSRPPWAVDPAFAERYAPDKTSTVLTRHSQPATPTPLQNRTSIVQAAAGGGTGGGGSSNGKTPVCHQCHKVIRGRYLVALGHAYHPEEFVCSQCGKVVEEGGFFEEKGAIFCPPCYDVRYAPSCAKCKKKITGVGDPCGRPVETSGLEAEVWELCVINHEKEEGPRPAFLCPEFQGRGLSRRVTASSSQEIMHALKVTWHVHCFTCAACKTPIRNRAFYMEEGAPYCERDYEKMFGTKCRGCDFKIDAGDRFLEALGFSWHDTCFVCSICQINLEGKTFYSKKDKPLCKSHAFSHV; via the exons ATGGATTCCTTCAAG CTCACTCCGGGAGGCAAGGCTGCGCAGGCCGGCGTGGCTGTGGGCGACTGGGTGCTAAGCATCGATGGTGAGAACGCGGGGAGCCTCACGCACATCGAAGCCCAGAACAAGATCCGTGCCTGCGGGGAGCGCCTCAGCCTGGGTCTCAGCAG GGCCCAGCCGGCTCAGAGCAAAGCGCAGAAG gccctggcccctgCCGCGGACCCCCCGCGGTACACCTTTGCACCCAGCGCCTCCCTCAACAAGACGGCCCGGCCCTTCGGGGCGCCCCTGCCTGCTGACAGCGCCCCGCAGCAGAATGG GTGCAGACCCCTGACAAGTCA ACAGCCTCTCCGGCCACTGGCCCCAGATGCCAGCAAGCAGCGGCTGATGGAGAACACGGAGGACTGGCGTCCGCGGCCCGGTACAGGCCAGTCCCGCTCCTTCCGCATCCTTGCCCACCTCACGGGCACGGAGTTCA TGCAAGACCCGGATGAGGAACACCTGAAGAAATCAAG ATCTTGCAGCCAGGTGCCCAGGACggaagccccagccccagcctcagctACACCCCAGGAACCCTGGCCTG GCCCTACCACCCCTAGCCCCACCAGCCGCccaccctgggctgtggacccTGCATTCGCTGAGCGCTACGCCCCAGACAAAACAAGCACAGTGCTGACCCGGCACAGCCAGCCGGCCACACCCACACCTCTGCAGAATCGTACCTCCATCGTGCAGGCGGCTGCTGGAGGGGGCACAGGAGGGGGCGGCAGCAGCAACGGCAAGACTCCCGTGTGCCACCAGTGTCACAAGGTCATCCG GGGGCGCTACCTGGTGGCGCTGGGCCACGCATACCACCCGGAGGAGTTCGTGTGCAGCCAGTGCGGAAAGGTTGTGGAAGAGGGCGGCTTCTTCGAGGAGAAGGGCGCCATCTTCTGCCCGCCCTGCTATGATGTGCGGTATGCACCCAGCTGTGCCAAGTGCAAGAAGAAGATCACTGGC GTCGGAGACCCCTGTGGACGTCCAGTGGAGACCTCAGGGTTGGAGGCAGAAGTGTGGGAGTTGTGCGTTATTAACCATGAGAAGGAAGAAGGCCCAAGGCCAGCCTTCCTGTGTCCAGAGTtccaggggagggggctgagccGCCGAGTgactgcctcctcctcccaggagATCATGCATGCCCTGAAGGTGACCTGGCACGTACACTGCTTCACCTGCGCCGCCTGCAAGACGCCCATTCGGAACAGGGCCTTCTACATGGAGGAAGGGGCGCCCTACTGCGAGCGAG ACTATGAAAAGATGTTTGGCACGAAATGCCGCGGTTGTGACTTCAAGATCGATGCTGGGGACCGCTTCCTGGAGGCGCTGGGCTTCAGCTGGCATGACACATGCTTTGTTTGCTCG ATATGTCAGATCAACCTGGAAGGAAAGACCTTCTACTCCAAGAAGGACAAGCCCCTGTGCAAGAGCCATGCCTTCTCCCACGTGTGA
- the PDLIM7 gene encoding PDZ and LIM domain protein 7 isoform X6 has protein sequence MDSFKVVLEGPAPWGFRLQGGKDFNVPLSISRLTPGGKAAQAGVAVGDWVLSIDGENAGSLTHIEAQNKIRACGERLSLGLSRAQPAQSKAQKVQTPDKQPLRPLAPDASKQRLMENTEDWRPRPGTGQSRSFRILAHLTGTEFMQDPDEEHLKKSRSCSQVPRTEAPAPASATPQEPWPGPTTPSPTSRPPWAVDPAFAERYAPDKTSTVLTRHSQPATPTPLQNRTSIVQAAAGGGTGGGGSSNGKTPVCHQCHKVIRGRYLVALGHAYHPEEFVCSQCGKVVEEGGFFEEKGAIFCPPCYDVRYAPSCAKCKKKITGVGDPCGRPVETSGLEAEVWELCVINHEKEEGPRPAFLCPEFQGRGLSRRVTASSSQEIMHALKVTWHVHCFTCAACKTPIRNRAFYMEEGAPYCERDYEKMFGTKCRGCDFKIDAGDRFLEALGFSWHDTCFVCSICQINLEGKTFYSKKDKPLCKSHAFSHV, from the exons ATGGATTCCTTCAAGGTAGTGCTGGAGGGGCCAGCACCTTGGGGCTTCCGGCTGCAAGGGGGCAAGGACTTCAATGTGCCCCTCTCCATCTCCCGG CTCACTCCGGGAGGCAAGGCTGCGCAGGCCGGCGTGGCTGTGGGCGACTGGGTGCTAAGCATCGATGGTGAGAACGCGGGGAGCCTCACGCACATCGAAGCCCAGAACAAGATCCGTGCCTGCGGGGAGCGCCTCAGCCTGGGTCTCAGCAG GGCCCAGCCGGCTCAGAGCAAAGCGCAGAAG GTGCAGACCCCTGACAA ACAGCCTCTCCGGCCACTGGCCCCAGATGCCAGCAAGCAGCGGCTGATGGAGAACACGGAGGACTGGCGTCCGCGGCCCGGTACAGGCCAGTCCCGCTCCTTCCGCATCCTTGCCCACCTCACGGGCACGGAGTTCA TGCAAGACCCGGATGAGGAACACCTGAAGAAATCAAG ATCTTGCAGCCAGGTGCCCAGGACggaagccccagccccagcctcagctACACCCCAGGAACCCTGGCCTG GCCCTACCACCCCTAGCCCCACCAGCCGCccaccctgggctgtggacccTGCATTCGCTGAGCGCTACGCCCCAGACAAAACAAGCACAGTGCTGACCCGGCACAGCCAGCCGGCCACACCCACACCTCTGCAGAATCGTACCTCCATCGTGCAGGCGGCTGCTGGAGGGGGCACAGGAGGGGGCGGCAGCAGCAACGGCAAGACTCCCGTGTGCCACCAGTGTCACAAGGTCATCCG GGGGCGCTACCTGGTGGCGCTGGGCCACGCATACCACCCGGAGGAGTTCGTGTGCAGCCAGTGCGGAAAGGTTGTGGAAGAGGGCGGCTTCTTCGAGGAGAAGGGCGCCATCTTCTGCCCGCCCTGCTATGATGTGCGGTATGCACCCAGCTGTGCCAAGTGCAAGAAGAAGATCACTGGC GTCGGAGACCCCTGTGGACGTCCAGTGGAGACCTCAGGGTTGGAGGCAGAAGTGTGGGAGTTGTGCGTTATTAACCATGAGAAGGAAGAAGGCCCAAGGCCAGCCTTCCTGTGTCCAGAGTtccaggggagggggctgagccGCCGAGTgactgcctcctcctcccaggagATCATGCATGCCCTGAAGGTGACCTGGCACGTACACTGCTTCACCTGCGCCGCCTGCAAGACGCCCATTCGGAACAGGGCCTTCTACATGGAGGAAGGGGCGCCCTACTGCGAGCGAG ACTATGAAAAGATGTTTGGCACGAAATGCCGCGGTTGTGACTTCAAGATCGATGCTGGGGACCGCTTCCTGGAGGCGCTGGGCTTCAGCTGGCATGACACATGCTTTGTTTGCTCG ATATGTCAGATCAACCTGGAAGGAAAGACCTTCTACTCCAAGAAGGACAAGCCCCTGTGCAAGAGCCATGCCTTCTCCCACGTGTGA